One window of Penaeus chinensis breed Huanghai No. 1 chromosome 1, ASM1920278v2, whole genome shotgun sequence genomic DNA carries:
- the LOC125033951 gene encoding uncharacterized protein LOC125033951, translating into MTKGVVVLPILSKEFASRGQVDLIDMQSIPHSNFKWIMVYQDHFTKFCILCPPQTKRAAEVAFQLVDIFLLIGAPAVLQSDNGSEFTYRGITEIKEIWPSLTMVYGKTCHPQSEGSVERANGNIKDILVIPGLQTIIHKTEVVSRLDSEDDLIAGMSGDDTTTITTTTGSAASSTGSVTPSEATTSNNNDLLTTEMTEALSVDAIVQTPQILQDHQDQIQKHRGETYREQVSQAERMVKRSRLDFKVGEPGDNVAVPIPSVDHGRGDSRNILGVTVRRDLDNDQYKIARLLTEDDVNQDTAVSLRRAVIAQSACGGQGFTRFNCSGLKKCSTNRCIQIAISSINVIKGIIAGHNSNPCSSTNVKRSKRVSFVQHGSSCMNSDDHITATRFRGLLDDLY; encoded by the exons ATGACCAAGGGTGTTGTGGTGCTTCCTATCCTCAGCAAGGAATTTGCATCTAGGGGCCAGGTTGATTTGATTGACATGCAATCAATTCCACACTCTAACTTTAAATGGATCATGGTGTACCAAGACCATTTCACCAAATTCTGCATTCTTTGTCCTCCTCAAACCAAACGTGCCGCAGAGGTTGCCTTCCAGCTTGTAGATATCTTTCTTCTCATAGGTGCCCCTGCTGTTCTTCAAAGTGATAATGGCTCAGAGTTCACATACAGGGGGATTACTGAGATAAAAGAAATCTGGCCAAGTCTCACCATGGTTTATGGGAAAACATGTCATCCACAAAGTGAGGGTTCTGTGGAACGTGCAAATGGTAACATTAAGGATATATTAGTTATACCTGGCTTGCAGACAATAATTCACAAAACTG AAGTTGTCTCAAGGTTGGATAGTGAGGATGATCTCATAGCAGGTATGTCAGGAgatgatacaacaacaataacaacaacaacaggttctGCTGCAAGTTCTACTGGTTCAGTGACCCCTAGCGAAGCGACtacaagtaacaataatgatttattgACCACTGAAATGACTGAGGCACTTTCTGTTGATGCCATTGTTCAAACTCCTCAGATACTTCAAGATCACCAAGACCAAATTCAGAAACATAGAGGGGAAACATACAGAGAACAGGTATCCCAAGCTGAGAGAATGGTCAAACGTAGTCGCTTAGACTTTAAAGTTGGTGAACCTGGTGACAATGTTGCTGTCCCAATTCCATCTGTGGATCATGGTAGAGGAGATTCACGGAATATCCTGGGTGTTACTGTCAGGAGAGATTTGGACAATGACCAGTATAAGATCGCT CGTTTGCTGACAGAAGATGACGTAAATCAGGATACTGCAGTGTCACTTCGAAGAGCTGTTATTGCCCAATCTGCATGTGGTGGTCAGGGATTCACTAGATTCAACTGTAGTGGTCTGAAGAAATGTTCAACTAACAGAT GTATCCAAATAGCAAT CagttctattaatgttattaagggCATTATTGCAGGTCATAACTCTAACCCTTGCTCATCCACAAATGTGAAAAGATCGAAACG TGTTAGTTTTGTCCAACATGGAAGTTCTTGCATGAATTCAGATGATCATATCACTGCTACAAG GTTCAGAGGCCTACTTGATGATTTGtattag